The region gggtgcgacaagcagcactccAGCCCCGACGCCTTACAGCGAGAAGGCACCGTAAAAGTACATGACCCATTCCTTATCAGTTTCCTTACCGGGGAGAGTTGACTCTGGGATTTCTTCAtcctgtgttggcgtccattctgcaatgaattctgccaatgctctactcTGAATGGtctaagtgctctcaaacttgagtgcAAAACTTGACAATTCTAACGCCCACTCTACTATCCCGCCGGTTGCCTCTGGATTCCTCAAAATACGCAGCAATGAAAAGCGAGTGACAaaagtgatctcatgtgcttggaagtagtggtgcagctttctcgaggccatgaggaggccgaaaagcaatttctataCACTAGAGTACCGTGACCTAGCCCCTGCAAGAGAGAACTAACAAAGTACACTGGCCGCTACACCACCTTCTTTTTCGCTATCATCTACTTGACCAACTTCTCTAGCTTGCACCACATTAGCTTTGCCGGCATCGGGATCTGCCAGAGAACACTCCGCCTCGTTATGGGATGTGCTTGCCGCTGTTGTCTCATCGTCACCAACTTCTCTTTGTGCAACTAGTGCAGCACTGACCACCTGGTTTGTTGCTGCTAAATATAGCAACAATGGCTCCTGGGGTCTAGGAGCAACTAGTGTTGGCGCAGAGGATGGGTACCTTTTCAGATCTTGCAGCgcatcctccgcttccggagtccattttaccggacctgcctttttcaatattttgaaaaatggtagggcgcgctcaACAGACCTTGAAATGAACCTAACCAAAGCAGCCGGCAAGATGCCGCACATCCTTGATAGTCTTGGGTGCTTGGATTTGCTCGATAACTTAGATCTTGTCAGGGTTTGCTTCtatcccccgctgagacacaaagaacatgAGGAGTTTGCCGGAtgggacaccgaacacgcacttctcagggtttagcTTCATGTTAACTCTGTGCaagtttgcaaaagtttcttctaaatcttggatgagGGTagacttgtccttggttttgaccactatatcatccatgtaagcttttTATATTCCTGTGTAGCtgcggctcaaaaccaatctgtactactcttgcaaacgttgaaccatcactctttaatccgaaaggcatatgcatcaagcagtatgtgccacatggagtaatgaatgcggtcttctcctcgtcTTCCCTGGCCATGAATATCTGATGGTACCTAGAATATGCATCAAGGAACAAGAGCAGCTCGGTGGAGTCCACAGTTTGGTTAATACGCGGCAAGGGGAAATGATCCTCTGGACATGCATTATTGAGATCACTGtaatcaatacaaagtctccacttTCCATTTGCCTTGTGCACGACCACTGTATTAGCCAACCAAGTTGGGTGTAGCACTCCTCTAACCAGACctgctgcctcaagtttcttgatttccTCAGCAATAAACTGTTGCCATTCCAAAGCtttcttcctgaccttctgcttgacgggtcaagCATGGGGACATACAACAAGGTGGTGCTTAATTACCTCCCCGGGAACACCGGGAATGTCAGATGGTTGCCTGCAAACACATCTATATTCGCCCCGGGAAGGCAATGAGTGCACTTTCCTATTTACTATCAAGGGtgtcactgatggtgaaggtaccgccagtgccgtcctcctttgcCGACACCTTCTTGGTCACAGGTGGAATAACCTTGGACctcttgccggtagagctctccaGCAAGTCTTCAACGGGTGCGCAACACTCCGTGGAGGCGCGCTTCTTGGAATTCTTGCTAGATGTCTTGCCGGGCTTTtcgctcttcttcttcttgacggGAGCTATAGCCTTGATGGTCTCCGCTGCAACCGCATCTCTATAGAGCTTGTCAACACATATGACTGCATCCCTCTTGTCAGAGTTGATGGAAATGACCCACatgggccctggcatcttcaacgtgttgtaggcataatgagatgttgccatgaacttggccaatgccGACCAACAAGGATTCCATTAAACGGCAATGGGATCTTGACAACATCAAACACTATCTTCTCTGTTCGGTAGTTCAGTTCCCCGCCAAACGTCACCGGCAGCATAATCTTTCCCTTGGGTTGGCTCCTTCTAGGGTAGTTTTCTTGAGCTCCtcctcagggatctgcagcctctcgATCACCTCAggagagatcaagttcaagccagcCCCACCGTCAATTAGGATTTTCGTGACCTTGATGTTGCGTATTgtcggtgaaaccaacaacggcaaacgcCCGACCGCAGTCGTGCGATCAGGCTCTCTCCCGTTGAGTGCTGAGGAGCGGGTCAGACAGACCCTCTCTTGTCGAGCGCCAAAGAGCGGCGCGACCTAGGTAGGCAAGGATCGAGCAGCGGCCACGTGCTTCCTGGAGGCGATGACCGGCGACAGAGCGGTCGACTGAGCGACGACGCGAGGGTAGGGAAGGAAGATAGTGACATGTAGGAAGGGGAGGGTGTGAGTGCGGACACGAAGTCTAGGGTTTGAAGAGGAAATCAAGAGAGTGAGAGGGAATTGAACGGGCCAAGGCATCTGCTAGGTTTTCTATCGTGAGAGTCGTTGCCTTTTATATGCATGTACATGAAATCCCAATTATAACCCTAGCCAGATTACCAAATTGCACACTACTGCCACTTGTAAAAATATCAGACGACCCAGGTCGATTTCACGAAATAGTCGACAGCTTACATCCCCTCTGCCCTATATCCGACGACCATGATCGGGAGGCAAAATAGATCTAACGGCCCATATGCTCCGCCGAATGTGAGAGCCTCGTTTTTACTCAGCTCAGGTGACTATGGAATGGGATGATATCTCCAACTGTACTGTAGCCCAGTGCATTCCCGGTGAGGAGAGTCGGGTGCAAATGCTTTTAGGGGGTGTTTGCttccagggactttttggtgtagggactagaaaagttcctagcaaaccaaacagggtgggacttttttgggactttttgctaAAAATCCTTAGAAGCACCTTTTTAAAAATCTTTTTCAAAAAATCccaggactagaaaaagtcctaggagtaGAGAAACAAACACCACCTTAGACTGAAGCAAAGGACACCGAAATAAGCTCCTCATGCTCTTCACCCCGCCACCTCTTGTTTCTCTGGCGTCTCGAGTCTCCCCCCGCCGCCaagcaccaccaccgccgccgccgctgccgtcgacCTTCCAGTCCCGGTCCTCTCCACTTGCCCCCAACTACCGATAAGCATTTCCCTTGCCAAAAATCTCTCAAATGAGGACACGGAGCATGGCGTCCAAACCCGAACCAGTCCCCTCCACCCACGGGACGGCGGCTCCTGCCCCACCGCCGGCCTCCGTGAGTGCCCCCACCCACGGGACGGCGGTTCCTGCCCCACCGCCGGCCTCCGTGAGTGCCCCCACCCAAGGGACGGCGGCTCCTGCCCCAGCGCCGGCCTCCGTGAGTGCCTCCACCCACCGGACGGCGGCTCCTGCCCCACCGCCGGCCTCCGTGAGTGCCCCCACTCGCTGTGCCACCGTGCAGAGATGCGTACGCTCGCACTTCCCCTCTTCCTTTCACTTCGCTTCCGTCCTGCTAAGCACTGGGCCTGACGTCTTCCCCTGCTTCTTTTCCTCTTTCCGTTAGGTTGCGCTCCTTGACTGGTGGCCGGTGAGGGGTCAAGGCGGCAAGATCCGTGTTGCCGGGTACATCGACAACGTCGAGAAGTGAGGCATTTCCCCCCTATCTTTCCCCCTCTCCCCCGCCTGTTTTTTGGGAGGTTGCTTCCCTCGCTGTAATTTGGTTGCTATTGCGGTGCTAGGCATGTacttcctccgtaaagaaatataagagcgtttagatcactttacagagggagtaggtgGATGCTTACCCAAAAATTGTACTTACATCTCATTCTGTTTGGATTTTCTATGCCCAAGATCTATTGCTGCATCCTGCAAATTTGGGCGTGAGTGTACAGTTTGTTTTCAGTCAACAGCTATGCTTTTGCTAAAAGAAATAGACGTTCTTTTTAAAACCAACAAAGTTTAAGTATGAACAATACGATGCACTATgtgtattttttaaaaaaaattctctaTGATCTGAGTCGGCATAAATTCGTACTGATACTGTAAACTGGTTCCACCATGAGTAGACTGAAGAAAAGGTATATACATCATAAACCTTGTTGGCGCCATCTCCAACTTGATCTTTACCATAAGTAGTTCTTAAAGGTTTGTTTTGGAGATTATGCTGATTTCTGAAACCGACACATGTAAAAAAAGACGGGAGTACATGGTGGAAAATAGTTGATGGGAAATATAAGATTCTCAAGTACCTGGTTTAAGCAGCTCATTTGCCTATTAAAAATAAACACCTTAGCACTGATGTAACTCCATTAAATTGTGCTGATGATCTGTTACATAGTGTTACATCAATGGGAAGATAAACTGTGAACATGATTATGTTTTTTTAGAACATCGCTTCTCATTGTTTTGTGTTAAAATTTCATATTTCTAGTGCAGACAAAACCATAAACCTTGATTGTATTTCTGATCGTGGGTCAAAACATCACTTTAACTTATATGCTGGTTTATGTGACTGTATCTCCATGGATAGGAAATTTTGCCTTGTATTATTTGCTGTATGCACCAGAACTGGTAGCATTCAAAATTTCTACAGTGTTACACCATCTGTTAGCTTGTTAACGAGCAGTTTTTCTCGACACCTCATAACATTAACATACTCATTTTGCTAACAGCAATCGAGCAGGTCGAGTATTCAGTTCTGGTTCCATTACGATGCGGCATGCTGATGGTACTCTTGAGACTGCAGATCACAAAATTGTATTAACCAGGGGTCCATTAAATATCGaacagatgcattggaatggatttTCTCGTGAGGTTTGTTTTCTTTCTTCATACATCAGTTTGTTCTAGATTTTTTGTTACCAAAATGATTGTTCCTAGTTTTTCATACTTCAATAGTTCCCCTTGTCCGTCTTGTTTATCCCTGTGAATTTCATTTTTGGATGGTACCTTAACATATGGTCAAGCTTTAATCGTCTAACCACATTAAATTTATGCAGGTTACGGAACAGTTCAGGCTTGGTTTTCCTATTCAATGGGAGAAATATGCTAATTCTAACATAAAACAGGCGAATGAACACACACTATCTCCAGCAAAATCAACTGAATATTGTGTAGAGAAGTTCTTGCGCAGCAGCTTTGCCAATTCAATGGAACATACTTTGACAGACTTTGATTTCAGAACATCTAAAGAGTCTACTGGTAATACAGATGGACCTGGGCTTCCAAACTATGTAAAACCAAGAATTCAGGAACCTTCTGGCACTAGTGGTGGTTATGATAACTCAGTGAGCAACATGGCTTCATCTGAGGGATTATGTAATGATAGGATGGGTACGCCTGATGAATCTTTTGAAGATCCTGGACCTGGAGAAACATGTAATGGTCAAGCATCTAGAGCAGATAATTCACATGAAGATATACAGACAGATGCAAGTGGGCAGAGAATTGTTACTCACTCCGTGGACTCTGCTTTAGTTAATAATGATATAGATAAAATAGTAGAAGAATGTGGACCTTCCAAGTTGGGCAACAGCTCAGTGTGTCCTGGAACAGAGCATGTGTTAGAAGTACTAAACCAAGGGGTGAGTCCAGAGCATGGAAGTCTTCAGTGTTCAAGAAGACTACGGAGCGGCAAAGTGTACGGAATGTCTAATGGTGCTTCATTGAAGAGGGGGTACTCCAAGAGGAAGACAATGCAGCACGAAACATTGAGTATGAAGGTGATACCAACTGAAGAGACAACACCCCCTGCCGgtccgacttgtcacaaaaaggtagGTTGAATTTCGCACCTTGGAAGAAAACACAATGAGAAACAGTTAACTTAATAATGAAAATCAATTACGACAGGGTTCCAGTTTTGACCCCATGATACATGCTACATTCTGGGATTAATTCTCTTCTAAACAAACCATCATGTAGCATTCTAATCATATTATGTTACAGTAACCATACATTGTTTCTAGATATGAAATGTTCTGTCATATTTCACCTTTGCTCCTGATGATTACAATGCTGCCACACTATAGTTGAGTGGCAAGCCAGCTGTAGAActctgaacatttttactaataaccTCTAACTATCATATGATGATTTGATAGTGATAGTCGTGTAACTATGCCCCTTTTTTCTTTGATGTTCTCTAGCAATCATGTGTTGTTCAAGATCTTTTTTTGTATGTACCTTTGCTAAATTGTGTGAACTTGTAACTATGTAGGGTGGCTCAGTTGCTCAAGTCACTGCTTTGGATAAGCTTCAATCACATGATTCGGGTCGTAAAGGTTACTTAATAATTTGCATTAATTTCATCAACTTTTTATCTCCCAGCTATTACTTGGTAGCAGTGACATCACAAAGGCTTGCTACTAGTTATTAGCAATCACCGATGCGCAATGCATGCTTTACCCAATATATATAGCACGAAAGTGAAGCCACCTCCGAATTTTAGAAAGCAAGTCTTAAAACAATGTCATAGTTGAGTGTTAATGCTTTTGTATGGTAAAAACATCAAGTTTTGCAAAACCTCCTTAACTCCCTATATGCACTTCATACTTTGTTGTCTCAGGTAATGAATGTCGTTAAAAAATCATGCTTCAGTCCAGATAAGTGGGTATCGACCTTTTTGTACCCTAAACCAAAAATGTTATATCCACTGCCCTGGTACTATGTAAACATAGTGATTGCGAAACTGAAGTAGCCAAATAACGATAGTCTGTTTGTTGAACAAATGTAATCCGTCTTCAAAGTTCAAGCTCAAGCCATCTAAAACTTGGTTATACAACTTCTAATGATGATTAGTACCATACCAAATAGATGTAAACTGAGAAAAAACCCCTAAGATAATAACCTTATATGGGAGGACAGTATGCTTGGCTAATCACAAATCCATCAAGGTACAAATTGTGTTCTCCTTGTCTTAGCAGACATTGTTCGTCAAAAGAAAATCTGTACTACCAACCATGATTAGTGCCACAAATTCCTGAACCACTGAATTAGAGATACATATTCGATTTGAATTAAGGATGAATGGTCCAGATCGTATGGATCCCATGACCTTGTGTTTTAGATAGTAGTATAGATTCGATTTTAGCCAAATGCTTTTCTTTTAGAACTGGTAAGCAGTTCCTGCGAAACATGTGTTCAATTCAATTTCTTTACCGCACGTAAACACTAGTTTGGTGACATTTTATTACCAAGGGCTGCTTGCATTTACTGCAACAAATATTGAAAGCTTGTGGTGCGTTTCCAATGACCGTTCATGTTGTATAACTGTTCACAGGACGTGGAAGACCTAGAAAGAAGGCGAGGAGGTAACATTCGGCACGGTGCGGTGAAAACCGGAGCAACATTTTGTGCTCAAATCCGGATATGGatatctcatcaaacatagcacaaCTCTTGCATATGTGCTCAAATCAGTTGTGTGTTGTGTGACGGGTTAGAGTTCTGCTAATGTTGTAGG is a window of Triticum dicoccoides isolate Atlit2015 ecotype Zavitan chromosome 2B, WEW_v2.0, whole genome shotgun sequence DNA encoding:
- the LOC119364024 gene encoding uncharacterized protein LOC119364024 isoform X1, producing the protein MRTRSMASKPEPVPSTHGTAAPAPPPASVSAPTHGTAVPAPPPASVSAPTQGTAAPAPAPASVSASTHRTAAPAPPPASVSAPTRCATVQRCVALLDWWPVRGQGGKIRVAGYIDNVENNRAGRVFSSGSITMRHADGTLETADHKIVLTRGPLNIEQMHWNGFSREVTEQFRLGFPIQWEKYANSNIKQANEHTLSPAKSTEYCVEKFLRSSFANSMEHTLTDFDFRTSKESTGNTDGPGLPNYVKPRIQEPSGTSGGYDNSVSNMASSEGLCNDRMGTPDESFEDPGPGETCNGQASRADNSHEDIQTDASGQRIVTHSVDSALVNNDIDKIVEECGPSKLGNSSVCPGTEHVLEVLNQGVSPEHGSLQCSRRLRSGKVYGMSNGASLKRGYSKRKTMQHETLSMKVIPTEETTPPAGPTCHKKGGSVAQVTALDKLQSHDSGRKGRGRPRKKARR
- the LOC119364024 gene encoding uncharacterized protein LOC119364024 isoform X2 — encoded protein: MRTRSMASKPEPVPSTHGTAAPAPPPASVSAPTHGTAVPAPPPASVSAPTQGTAAPAPAPASVSASTHRTAAPAPPPASVSAPTRCATVQRCVALLDWWPVRGQGGKIRVAGYIDNVENNRAGRVFSSGSITMRHADGTLETADHKIVLTRGPLNIEQMHWNGFSREVTEQFRLGFPIQWEKYANSNIKQANEHTLSPAKSTEYCVEKFLRSSFANSMEHTLTDFDFRTSKESTGNTDGPGLPNYVKPRIQEPSGTSGGYDNSVSNMASSEGLCNDRMGTPDESFEDPGPGETCNGQASRADNSHEDIQTDASGQRIVTHSVDSALVNNDIDKIVEECGPSKLGNSSVCPGTEHVLEVLNQGVSPEHGSLQCSRRLRSGKVYGMSNGASLKRGYSKRKTMQHETLSMKVIPTEETTPPAGPTCHKKGGSVAQVTALDKLQSHDSGRGRPRKKARR